Proteins co-encoded in one Arachis stenosperma cultivar V10309 chromosome 7, arast.V10309.gnm1.PFL2, whole genome shotgun sequence genomic window:
- the LOC130940007 gene encoding uncharacterized protein LOC130940007 → MTTAMDMVNKINPEKEAWNLKVRVIRLWTVLTFTGQLLPNSMEMILVDESRCKIQVTVRKTMIYRFKQLLSEDRVYVMKLFFIMPNQGSYRAIRHHFKLIFQFRTTVRDAICNFIPKSALTISPFTELLETKEDSDFLVDVVGLMVSVSEEKEYDKDRKKMKMAMMELAENDHRIRYALFSEYVDELIRFLSSGSIPYGVSASQPIAFVGSGKNIGIEEDFMKLTPRCTVKSLDDNNRAGTFVVLAKIAEIVEDDPWWYSACVCGRGAQAESGIYFCQFCNIHVTNVTSRFKVKVLVENFTGVSIFVLFDCEASYLLNKNCAQVFEQHLKDVDVVFGTQSPPIFQEIVGKTMLFKVLSRPVGMEKFRRTYPVRRVCDDAAILGMFELSGSDLSPEKCPLLKRKSVDAMVDKLNEVDSYENSCDEVDESE, encoded by the exons ATGACAACTGCCATGGATATGGTTAATAAGATTAATCCTGAGAAGGAAGCATGGAACCTCAAAGTTAGGGTGATTAGGCTTTGGACTGTTCTAACTTTCACTGGTCAACTTCTCCCAAATTCTATGGAGATGATTTTGGTTGATGAATCT AGGTGCAAGATACAAGTAACTGTTCGGAAGACTATGATTTACAGGTTCAAACAACTTCTCTCTGAGGATCGAGTATATGTAATGAAGCTCTTCTTTATTATGCCAAACCAAGGATCTTATAGGGCCATTAGGCATCATTTTAAGTTGATTTTCCAGTTCAGGACCACTGTTAGGGATGCTATCTGCAATTTTATTCCAAAATCTGCTCTTACAATCTCTCCATTCACTGAACTTTTGGAAACCAAAGAGGATTCTGATTTCTTAGTTG ATGTGGTGGGTCTGATGGTCTCTGTGTCGGAAGAGAAAGAATATGATAAAGATcgaaagaagatgaagatggcTATGATGGAACTTGCTGAAAATGA TCACAGGATTCGGTATGCCTTATTTAGTGAATATGTTGACGAACTTATTCGATTTCTGTCTTCTGG TTCTATTCCATATGGAGTTAGTGCATCCCAACCCATTGCCTTTGTTGGATCTGGAAAAAATATCGGAATAGAAGAAGATTTTATGAAGCTCACACCTAGGTGTACTGTGAAGTCGCTTGATGATAACAACCGG GCTGGAACTTTTGTTGTACTAGCGAAGATAGCTGAAATAGTTGAGGATGATCCTTGGTGGTACTCTGCTTGTGTGTGTGGTAGAGGTGCTCAGGCAGAATCTGGGATTTACTTTTGTCAGTTTTGTAACATCCATGTTACAAATGTGACTTCTAg GTTTAAAGTGAAAGTGTTGGTTGAGAATTTCACTGGTGTTTCTATTTTTGTCCTCTTTGATTGTGAGGCAAGTTACCTACTGAATAAGAATTGTGCCCAGGTGTTTGAACAACATCTTAAGGATGTTGAT GTTGTGTTTGGCACACAGTCTCCTCCTATATTCCAAGAAATTGTTGGAAAAACTATGCTGTTCAAGGTTCTTAGTAGGCCTGTTGGGATGGAAAAATTCAGAAGGACTTATCCAGTGAGGCGTGTTTGTGATGATGCTGCAATACTTGGAATGTTTGAGCTCTCTGGTTCAGATTTGAGTCCTGAAAAG TGTCCCCTCCTCAAGAGAAAGTCTGTTGATGCTATGGTGGATAAGTTAAATGAAGTGGATAGTTATGAAAATTCATGTGATGAAGTTGATGAAAGTGAATAG